From Phycodurus eques isolate BA_2022a chromosome 20, UOR_Pequ_1.1, whole genome shotgun sequence, a single genomic window includes:
- the LOC133395649 gene encoding claspin isoform X1, with the protein MSLVLSQQQVTAEGLLALAPTVTQSDSDSGMGSPAEKRVQETANNREEHPDSDEEEDIKIRRKPRRNAIRDSDSEEEEATVEEAFVLAASSGEEIETDKKQEVQKIRRRISALTDDEDSEPEQEDNEQQQDTNKGPKTTKDQKKREKSQRHRDKKEKCSKTVQKLKQKDRFSDLNEGTPLPGTMNDSGCLLGDTDLFDAGIDEEEEESLDSIRAAVKQKMKKHKEPFLDDEEEGDQAQKPKRVERKAARASKEAMKQLHSESQRLVRESDLGLPYHIPEPKTISQFFKKRARPEGPAMSLLKSRQYSAVMLDTPTPPLPPANPISEAQQPPAEQASAPTIHDTLSQFKPLPEPAATSSPQQESLSQAREAAAESLEPDRDSAPMLYLSESLQESITADSSVTPIFEEEAVTKQTEALCNVQQAEDGPTAKFEPPATSCIDPVSAEPTAQTATKPKKDKLARLKELGLEPPPVAKLCASAGAFVLLEPASHNKGVEALKERYLRHIHAPVRPQGERALQINIVRKDTTPSGKEELHAESFTVIVKDGQEEPVPTKPGEKLLTLKQRLQLAMAQRRQEERVRKAELNRLDNEDCDEEEEEEEMTDEDEEGVDDLLGGNDEDDAEEEEDGSVVQSIRSLSPVALNCPSVTPDLINTDGTLILFPGNSCSRTGDGGRRSGAGQYGASKLEEDDSLSLMKDNSHNSSFELAGSMITSYQPVSHQRTGRGASNSNSNSLFRSPSPCLFRPSILSSASKSSGKLSEPSLSLCLPVEDSQDLYAPPSPVDSEPLGEVVTGPSALGGDSQGRFSLEDYAHSQLLDADGFLNVGPRPGAVHSHKRKLILDSLDENAMDANMGELLGLCSGVFGMAQSGCRGEAAPAAGETQAEELLGLCSGAFPATQAAEQSQTDESKEQEQDEDTGNTMDPLLGLCSGKFPSSGSSHMGSPAQDVSAQESSKKTPQDDDEEDCEFRLLSDVEDEDGDEEDDEADSGEEDEEENDEVEKEEMNAVFAQNLVRKKKKIRLTDYVDSEAELSGSDEGSGDEDDEGGSEYEEEELLEDLPSDEELHDQVNKIHMKQIMDDDKRRLRLYQERYLADGDLHSDGPGRARRFRWKNIDDNFNTDRSGAEGDEEHEDDDDIDQIEIQKRKDRLEREQWLREQSQQRAKKVADLDEEDENIGEEDSQFMKLAKKLTAKTLQKKELPVAPPPPQKTSSTLNPFLRPSQVKRGSLLSQPQSVLTKLASISEGNPLAPRNSRGFLFQTLSPEKGGSTRDASQNHTAKRRRNTGAVTPAAKRVCRQDTTAGHAKGPQRSIFSFLEH; encoded by the exons ATGAGCCTGGTCCTTTCTCAACAACAGGTGACC GCTGAAGGTCTCCTGGCCCTGGCTCCCACAGTAACTCAGAGCGATTCGGACAGTGGAATGGGCTCTCCAGCAGAGAAGAGAGTGCAGGAGACGGCAAACAATAGAGAGGAGCATCCAG attcTGACGAGGAAGAAGACATTAAAATTCGCAGAAAGCCTCGCCGTAATGCAATCAGAGACAGTGAcagcgaagaggaggaggcgacCGTGGAAGAAGCATTCGTATTGGCTGCTTCTAGTGGAGAGGAGATAGAAACGGATAAGAAACAAGAGGTTCAAAAGATTAGGAGACGGATTTCTGCTCTCACTGATGACGAAGACAGCGAACCTGAGCAAGAGGACAATGAGCAGCAACAGGACACGAACAAGggtccaaaaacaacaaaagaccaGAAAAAGAGGGAGAAGAGCCAGAGGCACCGAGACAAAAAGGAGAAGTGTAGTAAAACAGTACAAAAATTGAAGCAGAAAGATAGATTCTCAGACCTGAATGAA GGTACACCTCTCCCCGGTACTATGAATGACAGCGGCTGCCTTTTGGGTGATACCGATCTCTTTGACGCTGGTatcgatgaggaggaggaggagtcacTGGATTCCATTCGCGCAGCTGtcaaacaaaagatgaaaaagCACAAG GAACCTTTTTTGGATGACGAAGAGGAAGGTGATCAAGCACAAAAGCCCAAGCGTGTA GAGAGAAAAGCTGCTCGAGCAAGTAAAGAGGCGATGAAGCAGCTCCACAGTGAGTCTCAGAGGCTGGTCAGAG AGTCCGATCTTGGCCTGCCATACCACATCCCGGAGCCAAAGACCATCAGCCAGTTCTTTAAGAAGAGAGCCAGGCCCGAGGGCCCTGCCATGTCGCTCTTAAA ATCTAGACAGTATTCTGCAGTAATGTTGGATACACCGACGCCACCACTACCTCCAGCCAACCCCATCAGTGAAGCCCAGCAGCCGCCCGCAGAGCAAGCCTCTGCTCCCACTATACACGATACACTCTCTCAATTTAAACCGTTACCTGAGCCTGCCGCCACATCGTCGCCGCAGCAGGAGAGCCTGAGTCAGGCACGAGAGGCCGCTGCTGAGAGCTTAGAACCCGACCGGGATTCTGCACCTATGCTTTATCTCTCAGAGAGTTTGCAGGAGTCGATTACAGCAGATTCTTCAGTGACACCTATATTTGAAGAAGAGGCTGTTACCAAACAAACTGAAGCTCTATGTAATGTCCAGCAAGCAGAGGATGGACCCACAGCTAAGTTTGAACCTCCAGCTACGTCTTGTATTGATCCTGTGTCTGCCGAGCCTACCGCTCAGACGGCCACCAAGCCCAAAAAGGACAAATTAGCCCGATTGAAGGAGCTTGGACTGGAGCCCCCACCTGTTGCTAAATTGTGCGCCAGTGCAGGAGCTTTTGTACTGCTTGAACCAGCATCACACAATAAAG GTGTTGAGGCTCTGAAGGAGCGGTACCTTCGTCACATCCATGCTCCGGTCCGACCGCAAGGAGAGCGTGCGCTGCAGATCAACATCGTCCGTAAAGACACCACCCCCTCTGGCAAGGAGGAGTTGCATGCCGAGTCTTTTACTGTCATTGTTAAAGACGGACAAGAGGAGCCCGTGCCAACCAAACCTG GAGAGAAACTGTTGACCCTGAAGCAGCGACTGCAGCTCGCCATGGCACAGCGGAGACAGGAGGAGCGGGTGCGCAAGGCCGAGTTGAATCGCCTCGATAATGAAGACTgcgacgaggaagaggaggaggaagaaatgACAGATGAGGACGAAGAG GGTGTTGATGACTTATTGGGAGGCAACGACGAAGATGATgctgaagaagaggaggatggcAGCGTAGTCCAGAGTATCCGAAGTCTTTCTCCTGTGGCACTGAATTGCCCGTCAGTAACACCGGACCTAATTAACACTGATGGAACACTAATACTGTTCCCTGGCAACTCCTGCTCTCGCACTGG tGATGGTGGAAGAAGATCTGGTGCAGGACAGTACGGTGCTAGTAAACTGG AAGAGGATGACTCTCTGTCCCTAATGAAGGACAACAGCCACAACAGCAGCTTTGAGCTGGCCGGATCCATGATCACTTCTTACCAACCGGTCAGCCATCAGCGTACAGGAAGAGGCGCTTCCAACTCCAACTCCAACTCCCTGTTCCGCTCACCTTCTCCGTGCCTCTTCAGGCCCAGTATCCTCAGCTCTGCTTCCAAG AGCTCTGGTAAACTGTCCGAGCCCTCGCTCTCGCTGTGCCTACCGGTTGAGGACTCCCAAGATTTGTATGCCCCTCCCTCCCCAGTGGACTCTGAGCCCTTAGGTGAAGTAGTTACTGGGCCAAGCGCCCTGGGCGGAGACTCTCAAGGTCGCTTCTCTCTAGAAGACTATGCTCACTCCCAGTTACTTGACGCGGATGGCTTCCTCAATGTGGGTCCGCGACCCGGTGCCGTCCACTCCCACAAGAGAAAGTTGATCCTAGACAGTCTGGACGAAAATGCAATGGACGCCAACATGGGGGAGCTTTTAGGGTTGTGCTCTGGTGTTTTCGGGATGGCGCAGAGCGGCTGCAGAGGCGAAGCGGCACCAGCCGCTGGTGAAACGCAGGCAGAGGAACTTCTCGGACTATGCTCAGGAGCGTTTCCAGCAACACAAGCCGCAGAGCAATCGCAGACCGATGAGAGTAAGGAGCAAGAGCAGGATGAAGACACTGGAAACACCATGGATCCACTACTTGGCCTGTGTTCTGGCAAATTTCCAAGCTCAG gtTCTTCCCACATGGGTTCACCAGCACAAGATGTGTCAGCACAAGAGAG TAGTAAAAAGACACCAcaggatgatgatgaagaggactgtgaGTTTCGGCTTCTGTCTGACGTG GAAGACGAAGACGGCGATGAGGAGGATGACGAAGCCGATAGTGgtgaagaagacgaagaagagaaTGATGAGGTCGAAAAGGAGGAGATGAATGCAGTGTTTGCACAAAATCTTGTtcggaagaaaaagaagat ACGGCTTACCGACTACGTGGACTCCGAAGCGGAACTGTCAGGCAGTGACGAGGGCAGTGGCGATGAAGACGACGAAGGAGGGAGCGAGTATGAGGAAGAGGAGCTTCTGGAGGATCTTCCCTCTGATGAAGAGCTACATGACCAGGTCAACAAGATCCACAT GAAGCAGATAATGGACGACGATAAACGACGTCTGAGGCTGTACCAGGAACGTTACCTCGCGGATGGCGATTTACATTCTGACGGTCCTGGAAGAGCTCGCCGCTTCCGCTGGAAAAATATAG ATGATAACTTCAACACAGACAGGAGTGGAGCTGAGGGGGACGAGGAGCATGAGGATGACGATGACATAGATCAGATTGAGATCCAGAAAAGGAAGGATAGACTGGAGAGGGAACAGTGGCTCAGAGAACAG TCCCAACAGAGAGCCAAGAAAGTGGCGGATttggatgaggaggatgagaaTATTGGGGAGGAAGATAGTCAGTTTATGAAGTTGGCCAAGAAGTTGACTGCTAAGACTCTACAGAAGAAAG AGCTTCCTgtagcgccgccgccgccacaaAAGACATCATCAACCCTCAATCCCTTCCTGCGACCCTCACAG GTTAAAAGAGGTTCCCTGCTGAGTCAACCTCAGTCTGTCCTTACCAAATTGGCGTCCATATCTGAGGGAAACCCGCTGGCACCCAGAAACAGTCGAGGATTCCTCTTTCAGACGTTATCTCCAGAGAAGGGCGGCTCAACTAGGGATGCCTCCCAGAATCAC ACggcgaagaggaggaggaacacGGGAGCAGTAACCCCAGCAGCCAAGAGAGTCTGCAGGCAGGACACGACTGCGGGACATGCTAAGGGACCCCAGAGAAGCATTTTTAGCTTCTTGGAGCACTGA